The proteins below are encoded in one region of Engraulis encrasicolus isolate BLACKSEA-1 chromosome 1, IST_EnEncr_1.0, whole genome shotgun sequence:
- the LOC134452845 gene encoding collagen alpha-3(V) chain-like — translation MIGTGGAVGEKGEDGEAGDPGPTGFSGSLGEKGDMGEKGDTGLPGAAGPPGARGIPGEDGAKGNLGPIGFPGDQGSPGEAGVNGIDGGIGSKGDNGDPGKDGPPGASGEPGPPGRPGRRGHLGPAGKEGKPGMKGEKGAPGYEGLLGKTGPVGGQGNPGKAGQQGMRGIPGPAGEQGLNGPPGQTGPPGPMGPPGLAGLKGDPGYKGEKGHGGLIGLIGPPGEAGEKGDRGLPGNQGAQGPKGEEGPVGPIGFIGPPGPPGLAGGSGQKGSKGNQGPIGPRGDTGPAGPPGPPGYPAVSTRSLPIQEDGTGRRRRHSTVDGATLEGDSMTLTRDIDGGMEEDEADDEDLFLSDQPAGEGGDGQDMEEVFASLSSMRVEVEGLRTPMGTFDSPARTCKELWFCHPDLKDGEYWIDPNQGCHRDAFKVFCNFTAEGETCLDPDTKFQSVKLAAWNKEKPGTWYSKFKKGSKFVYSDVSGQPVHIVQLNFLKLLSATARQTFTYVCQNSAGWYDSASRGYGRALRFRGSGGEELTYENSHFIQPRHDGCQSRVGQERTVLEFDSEDSDMFPIMDVAVSDFGNSKQKFGFELGRVCFNG, via the exons GGAGAGAAGGGCGATATGGGGGAGAAGGGAGACACTGGCCTTCCAGGAGCCGCAGGACCCCCAGGGGCCCGAGGGATACCAGGAGAGGACGGGGCCAAGGGCAACTTG GGTCCTATTGGTTTCCCAGGAGACCAGGGATCACCCGGAGAGGCTGGCGTCAAT ggtattGATGGGGGCATAGGATCCAAGGGAGACAACGGAGACCCAGGCAAAGAT GGACCACCAGGGGCCTCAGGAGAGCCAGGTCCACCAGGGAGACCAGGACGCAGG GGTCACTTGGGGCCAGCTGGGAAGGAAGGCAAGCCGGGCATGAAAGGAGAGAag GGGGCGCCAGGCTATGAGGGGCTGCTGGGGAAGACGGGCCCCGTGGGCGGCCAAGGGAACCCTGGGAAGGCTGGGCAGCAGGGGATGAGGGGCATCCCTGGGCCCGCG gGAGAGCAAGGCTTGAACGGACCTCCTGGCCAGACTGGACCTCCCGGAccaatg GGACCCCCAGGACTGGCCGGCCTGAAGGGAGACCCAGGATACAAAGGAGAAAAG ggccatgGTGGTCTGATCGGCCTTATCGGACCCcctggagaggcaggagagaaggGAGACCGCGGGTTGCCCGGCAACCAGGGAGCACAGGGCCCTAAAGGAGAGGAG GGTCCTGTTGGCCCCATTGGCTTCATTGGCCCTCCCGGTCCCCCAGGTCTTGCT GGAGGCTCAGGTCAGAAAGGATCCAAAGGCAACCAG GGTCCCATTGGTCCCCGTGGTGACACAGGCCCTGCCGGCCCCCCTGGACCTCCT gGTTACCCGGCCGTGAGTACCCGTTCTCTGCCTATCCAAGAAGACGGCACGGGCAGACGTAGACGCCACTCCACGGTCGACGGTGCCACATTGGAGGGAGACTCTATGACACTCACAAGGGACATTGATGGTGGAATGGAAGAGG aTGAAGCCGATGATGAGGACCTCTTCCTGAGCGACCAGCCGGCGGGAGAGGGAGGCGATGGCCAGGATATGGAGGAGGTGTTCGCCTCTCTGTCCTCcatgagggtggaggtggagggcctCAGGACCCCCATGGGAACCTTCGACAGCCCAGCACGCACCTGCAAAGAGCTGTGGTTCTGCCACCCCGACTTAAAGGATG gtgagtaCTGGATTGACCCTAACCAGGGATGCCATAGGGACGCATTCAAGGTGTTCTGCAACTTTACAGCTGAGGGAGAGACCTGCTTAGACCCCGACACCAAGTTCCAAtcg GTGAAGCTGGCAGCCTGGAACAAGGAGAAGCCAGGCACATGGTACAGCAAGTTCAAGAAAGGATCCAAG TTTGTCTACTCGGACGTCTCAGGGCAGCCGGTGCACATAGTGCAGCTGAACTTCCTAAAGCTGCTGAGCGCCACAGCGCGCCAGACCTTCACGTACGTCTGCCAGAACTCCGCCGGCTGGTACGATAGCGCCTCCCGGGGGTACGGCCGCGCACTGCGCTTCAGGGGCAGCGGGGGAGAAGAGCTCACGTACGAGAATTCGCACTTCATACAGCCACGCCACGATGGCTGTCAG tcACGGGTTGGCCAGGAGAGGACAGTACTGGAGTTCGACTCAGAGGACTCCGACATGTTCCCTATCATGGACGTGGCGGTGTCGGACTTCGGCAACAGCAAGCAGAAGTTTGGCTTCGAGCTGGGGCGCGTCTGCTTCAACGGATAG